In Streptomyces alboniger, the following are encoded in one genomic region:
- a CDS encoding enhanced serine sensitivity protein SseB → MDFPAQAHAHPYGGWPGNELEEVLAASLGAPASAGARIVEVLGRSRIWIPLPNGGGPDSGTLDLPTLEIDGQAYVPVFTSEQQFRQALGEAADRMGHTVAPAVEFARGLPPQLGLALNPDGTVGVPLPPPAVAELCRAGRTPLDGPTTGGRVRLFEPDWQEDPVDFLAAAGREFEAAGVVLTARRCLAAIETDDPTLFVGVELSSWEGTARDLPMEALGRALGQVPVPWPVNLVLLDVAQDPVADWLRVTVRPFYHRIAA, encoded by the coding sequence GGCACATGCCCATCCGTACGGCGGATGGCCGGGCAATGAACTCGAAGAGGTCCTCGCGGCCTCCCTCGGCGCCCCCGCGTCGGCGGGCGCACGGATCGTGGAGGTCCTCGGCCGCAGCCGGATATGGATCCCCCTGCCGAACGGCGGGGGCCCCGACAGCGGCACCCTCGACCTGCCCACCCTGGAGATCGACGGCCAGGCGTACGTCCCCGTCTTCACCTCCGAACAGCAGTTCCGCCAGGCACTCGGCGAGGCGGCCGACCGCATGGGACACACGGTCGCACCCGCCGTCGAGTTCGCCCGCGGCCTGCCCCCGCAGCTGGGCCTGGCCCTGAACCCGGACGGCACGGTCGGCGTCCCGCTGCCGCCCCCCGCGGTCGCCGAGCTGTGCCGGGCCGGGCGCACCCCGCTGGACGGGCCCACCACCGGCGGCCGCGTACGCCTCTTCGAGCCGGACTGGCAGGAGGACCCCGTGGACTTCCTCGCCGCGGCCGGCCGGGAGTTCGAGGCGGCCGGCGTCGTGCTCACGGCGCGCCGCTGCCTGGCCGCCATCGAGACGGACGACCCGACCCTCTTCGTCGGTGTCGAACTGTCCTCCTGGGAGGGCACCGCCCGCGACCTGCCGATGGAGGCCCTGGGCCGCGCCCTCGGCCAGGTCCCCGTGCCGTGGCCGGTGAACCTCGTCCTGCTCGACGTGGCGCAGGACCCGGTCGCCGACTGGCTGCGCGTGACGGTGCGGCCGTTCTACCACCGGATCGCCGCTTAA
- a CDS encoding enhanced serine sensitivity protein SseB C-terminal domain-containing protein has translation MSASGTAAAGQVEQVLRQVTPGRYDAYEALLRALAADQVWMLLWHGQAGSPDAQYGNMEIEGLGYAPCVTSAQELSASGWNRSYEVVRGVDVARTLYPDHYGLWLNPHAPGGGVGIPWLDLRRISTGLDLLPAGPLRLTEPSIEIPQFYALLTQNAHRTPAVRSLRRAWVQPALGAPYLAIGLDVYDTSPPSVDAVRAMMQQSIAAVPEGLPVSTVAMSDDYDPVAMWLRANARPFYDRDAQAAPAPAGGYGYPAQY, from the coding sequence GTGAGTGCGTCGGGCACGGCCGCGGCCGGACAGGTGGAGCAGGTGCTGCGCCAGGTGACGCCGGGGCGTTACGACGCGTACGAGGCGCTCCTGCGCGCGCTCGCCGCCGACCAGGTGTGGATGCTGCTCTGGCACGGCCAGGCCGGCTCCCCCGACGCCCAGTACGGGAACATGGAGATCGAGGGCCTCGGCTACGCCCCCTGCGTGACCTCCGCCCAGGAACTGTCCGCGAGCGGCTGGAACCGCAGCTACGAAGTGGTGCGCGGCGTCGATGTCGCCCGCACCCTCTACCCCGACCACTACGGCCTGTGGCTGAATCCGCACGCCCCCGGCGGCGGCGTCGGCATCCCCTGGCTCGATCTGCGCCGCATCTCCACCGGCCTCGACCTGCTGCCCGCCGGGCCCCTCAGGCTCACCGAGCCGAGCATCGAGATCCCCCAGTTCTACGCCCTGTTGACGCAGAACGCGCACCGCACCCCCGCGGTCCGCTCGCTGCGCCGCGCCTGGGTGCAGCCCGCCCTCGGCGCGCCCTATCTGGCCATCGGCCTCGATGTGTACGACACGTCGCCGCCGTCGGTCGACGCGGTGCGGGCGATGATGCAGCAGTCCATCGCGGCCGTCCCGGAGGGGCTGCCCGTCTCGACCGTCGCGATGTCCGACGACTACGACCCGGTCGCCATGTGGCTGCGGGCCAACGCCCGGCCGTTCTACGACCGCGATGCCCAGGCGGCCCCCGCCCCCGCGGGCGGATACGGCTACCCCGCGCAGTACTGA
- a CDS encoding helix-turn-helix transcriptional regulator, giving the protein MKADRLLSILLLLQTRGRVPAHELAERLEVSVRTIYRDVEALSASGVPVYAERGRHGGIELLAGFRTDVTGLTADESRALFVLAAQGAHAALGLDDALGSALRKVMAALPAPHRPGAELASRRILVDASRWMAGPGPGADLEVLQDAVFADRRLRLRYRHSGTVEPRTYTVDPYGLVSKAGVWYLVADLRGGPRLFRADRVRSAALTDAPVQRRAGVELADVWAALKRQVEQRPGTIEVTARVRRSRFELFLRLNGTAITHLPEGEGEAGGGEWVTVRLAYQFVGEAKTLLPFADHVEVLSPPEVRDELAAAAAAVTAMYAGNGPVHR; this is encoded by the coding sequence GTGAAAGCTGACCGGCTGCTCTCGATCCTGCTGCTGCTCCAGACCCGCGGCCGGGTGCCCGCGCATGAACTCGCCGAGCGCCTGGAGGTCTCGGTCCGCACGATCTACCGTGACGTCGAGGCCCTGTCCGCCTCCGGGGTCCCGGTCTACGCCGAGCGCGGGCGGCACGGCGGCATCGAGCTGCTGGCCGGGTTCCGCACCGATGTGACGGGGCTGACCGCCGACGAGTCGCGGGCCCTGTTCGTCCTCGCCGCGCAGGGCGCGCACGCCGCGCTCGGCCTGGACGACGCGCTCGGCTCCGCGCTGCGCAAGGTCATGGCCGCACTGCCCGCCCCGCACCGGCCCGGCGCCGAGCTGGCGAGCCGCCGCATCCTCGTCGACGCCTCGCGCTGGATGGCGGGGCCGGGGCCGGGCGCCGATCTGGAAGTGCTCCAGGACGCGGTCTTCGCCGACCGCCGTCTGCGGCTGCGCTATCGGCACAGCGGCACCGTGGAGCCGAGGACGTACACCGTCGACCCGTACGGCCTGGTCTCCAAGGCCGGCGTCTGGTACCTCGTCGCCGACCTGCGCGGCGGCCCGCGCCTCTTCCGCGCCGACCGGGTCCGCTCGGCGGCCCTCACCGACGCCCCGGTCCAGCGCCGCGCCGGTGTCGAACTGGCCGACGTATGGGCGGCGTTGAAGCGGCAGGTGGAGCAGCGTCCGGGCACCATCGAGGTGACGGCCCGGGTGCGCCGCTCCCGTTTCGAGCTGTTCCTGCGCCTCAACGGCACGGCGATCACCCACCTGCCCGAGGGCGAGGGCGAGGCGGGCGGCGGTGAGTGGGTCACGGTCCGGCTGGCCTATCAGTTCGTGGGCGAGGCCAAGACGTTGCTGCCCTTCGCCGATCACGTCGAAGTGCTGTCGCCGCCCGAGGTGCGTGACGAACTCGCGGCAGCCGCGGCGGCCGTCACCGCGATGTACGCAGGAAACGGTCCAGTTCACCGGTGA
- a CDS encoding trimeric intracellular cation channel family protein — MLQDLFTPSVQHALDIVGIFVFAISGALLAVRKNFDVFGIAVLAEVTALGGGLFRDLVIGAVPPAAFTDLGYFITPLLAAALVFFLHPEVERTQLAVNVFDAAGLGLFCVAGTTKAYDYGLGLTASAALGLMTAVGGGVLRDIVANEVPSLVRWDRDLYAVPAIVGATMVALCIRYDQLTAFTSALAVVTTFVLRLLALHYHWRAPRAWNRRSTATEAEVRETP; from the coding sequence GTGCTCCAGGACCTGTTCACACCCTCCGTCCAGCACGCGCTGGACATCGTGGGGATCTTCGTCTTCGCGATCTCCGGCGCGCTGCTCGCCGTGCGCAAGAACTTCGACGTCTTCGGCATCGCCGTCCTCGCCGAGGTCACGGCGCTGGGCGGAGGGCTCTTCCGCGACCTGGTCATCGGAGCGGTGCCACCGGCCGCCTTCACCGACCTCGGCTACTTCATCACCCCGCTCCTCGCTGCCGCGCTGGTCTTCTTCCTCCACCCCGAGGTCGAGCGCACCCAGCTCGCGGTGAACGTGTTCGACGCGGCCGGCCTCGGCCTCTTCTGCGTCGCGGGCACGACCAAGGCGTACGACTACGGTCTCGGCCTCACCGCGTCGGCCGCCCTCGGCCTGATGACCGCGGTGGGCGGCGGTGTGCTGCGCGACATCGTCGCCAACGAAGTGCCCTCGCTCGTCCGCTGGGACCGCGACCTGTACGCCGTGCCCGCCATCGTGGGCGCCACGATGGTCGCCCTGTGCATCCGCTACGACCAGCTGACGGCGTTCACCAGCGCCCTCGCCGTCGTCACGACGTTCGTCCTGCGACTCCTCGCGCTGCACTACCACTGGCGGGCGCCGCGCGCCTGGAACCGCCGGTCGACGGCGACGGAGGCGGAGGTGCGGGAGACGCCGTAG
- a CDS encoding ABC transporter permease: protein MTAPLHDTPADADPTEDVAPAAGAGVKKVEGRSLKQIAWNRLKQDKVALAGAFVVLFLVLVAVFAPLIVSLLGHPPNDFHQEELDELTNLPKGALGGISSDFLLGVEPNKGRDIFSRIVYGARISLLVAFLAAVVAVALGTLFGIMAGYFGGWVDALISRVMDVLLSFPQLLFIISLVSVLPDDLLGLTGSGVRVGILVLVIGFFGWPYVGRIVRGQTLSLREREYVEAARSLGGGKRHILFRELLPNLVAPITVYATLMIPTNILTEAALSFLGAGVKPPTASWGGMLRDALETYEHDPMFMVVPGVTIFITVLAFNLFGDGLRDALDPKGTR, encoded by the coding sequence ATGACGGCACCATTGCATGACACACCTGCGGACGCGGACCCGACCGAGGACGTCGCCCCCGCAGCTGGTGCAGGGGTGAAGAAGGTCGAGGGCCGGTCCCTCAAGCAGATCGCCTGGAACCGGCTGAAGCAGGACAAGGTCGCCCTCGCGGGCGCCTTCGTCGTGCTGTTCCTCGTCCTGGTCGCCGTCTTCGCGCCCTTGATCGTGAGCCTGCTGGGCCACCCGCCCAACGACTTCCACCAGGAAGAGCTGGACGAGCTGACCAACCTCCCCAAGGGCGCGCTCGGCGGTATCAGCAGCGACTTCCTCCTCGGCGTGGAGCCCAACAAGGGCCGCGACATCTTCAGCCGGATCGTCTACGGGGCACGCATCTCGCTGCTCGTGGCGTTCCTCGCGGCCGTGGTCGCCGTCGCCCTCGGCACGCTCTTCGGCATCATGGCGGGCTACTTCGGCGGCTGGGTCGACGCGCTGATCAGCCGCGTGATGGACGTGCTGCTGTCGTTCCCGCAGCTGCTCTTCATCATCTCCCTGGTCTCGGTCCTGCCGGACGACCTGCTCGGCCTCACCGGCAGCGGTGTCCGCGTCGGCATCCTCGTCCTGGTCATCGGCTTCTTCGGCTGGCCCTACGTCGGCCGGATCGTCCGCGGCCAGACGCTCTCGCTCCGTGAACGCGAGTACGTGGAAGCGGCCCGCAGCCTCGGCGGCGGAAAGCGCCACATCCTCTTCCGTGAACTGCTGCCCAACCTGGTCGCCCCGATCACCGTCTACGCGACGCTGATGATCCCGACCAACATCCTCACGGAGGCGGCCCTGAGCTTCCTCGGCGCCGGTGTGAAGCCGCCGACGGCCTCCTGGGGAGGCATGCTGCGCGACGCGCTCGAAACCTACGAGCACGACCCGATGTTCATGGTCGTCCCGGGCGTGACGATCTTCATCACCGTTCTGGCCTTCAACCTCTTCGGCGACGGGCTGCGTGACGCGCTCGACCCGAAGGGAACGCGCTAG
- a CDS encoding ABC transporter substrate-binding protein: MPTVSSKRRLTSGAALVVAALVTTTACGGGDGGDGDSKGAGYNAALNKVANPSKKKGGTLRMVGKQDLDSADPQRAYYGMSWDFMRFYTRQLVSYDTKPGKAGTKLVPDLATSTAKISDDGKTYTYKLRDGLTWEDGSELTSKDIKYGIERAWATDTITGGPGYIRQALDPDSKYKGPYKDKGGLKAIETPDDKTIIFKLPKRNGDFEQFLAMPTGSPVKQAKDTKAKYTARPFSSGPYKFQSYKSGKKIVLVRNDKWKKSSDPIRAALPDKIDVTISANLEENDKRLMAGDYDVDLNGTGMTQSGRVTAVSKHKDNVDNMHTSFVRYVALIHTAKPFDNVHCRKAVFYGTDFESLQRTRGGKLAAGDIANSTFPVAIPGHSDYDPYGVLKRKGKPDAAKAKEELKKCGKPDGFKAKLTARNNNPGEVDAAEALQEQLMKVGIDVSVESLDGADSASITGSPSVVKKRGYSMQMSGWGPDFPSGQGYAQPLFDSRYLIDNGNYNESQIKDKKIDALFDKAIAETDPAKAGEIYKQLDKRILDNADWMPFLYEKNITWRGSRLTNAYMNDAYNGRYDYVSLGVVK, from the coding sequence ATGCCCACAGTTTCCTCGAAACGACGGCTCACCAGCGGTGCGGCCCTCGTCGTCGCGGCACTGGTGACCACCACGGCGTGCGGCGGCGGTGACGGTGGTGACGGTGACTCGAAGGGTGCCGGCTACAACGCGGCGCTGAACAAGGTCGCCAACCCCTCGAAGAAGAAGGGGGGCACGCTGAGGATGGTCGGCAAGCAGGACCTCGACTCGGCCGACCCCCAGCGCGCGTACTACGGCATGTCCTGGGACTTCATGCGCTTCTACACCCGGCAGCTGGTGTCCTACGACACCAAGCCGGGCAAGGCGGGCACGAAGCTGGTCCCCGACCTCGCCACCTCCACCGCGAAGATCTCGGACGACGGCAAGACGTACACGTACAAGCTGCGGGACGGCCTGACCTGGGAGGACGGCTCCGAGCTGACCTCCAAGGACATCAAGTACGGCATCGAGCGCGCATGGGCGACGGACACCATCACCGGTGGTCCGGGCTACATCAGGCAGGCGCTCGACCCGGACTCCAAGTACAAGGGCCCGTACAAGGACAAGGGCGGTCTGAAGGCGATCGAGACGCCCGACGACAAGACCATCATCTTCAAACTGCCCAAGCGCAACGGTGACTTCGAGCAGTTCCTCGCCATGCCGACCGGTTCGCCGGTGAAGCAGGCCAAGGACACCAAGGCGAAGTACACCGCGCGGCCGTTCTCCTCGGGCCCGTACAAGTTCCAGTCGTACAAGTCCGGCAAGAAGATCGTGCTCGTCCGCAACGACAAGTGGAAGAAGTCCTCGGACCCGATCCGCGCGGCGCTGCCCGACAAGATCGACGTGACGATCTCCGCCAACCTGGAGGAGAACGACAAGAGGCTGATGGCGGGCGACTACGACGTCGACCTCAACGGCACGGGCATGACCCAGTCCGGTCGCGTCACCGCGGTCTCGAAGCACAAGGACAACGTCGACAACATGCACACGTCCTTCGTGCGCTACGTCGCCCTGATCCACACCGCGAAGCCCTTCGACAACGTGCACTGCCGCAAGGCGGTCTTCTACGGCACGGACTTCGAGAGCCTCCAGCGGACCCGCGGCGGCAAGCTCGCGGCCGGTGACATCGCCAACAGCACCTTCCCCGTGGCGATCCCCGGTCACAGCGACTACGACCCGTACGGGGTGCTGAAGCGCAAGGGCAAGCCGGACGCCGCCAAGGCCAAGGAAGAGCTGAAGAAGTGCGGCAAGCCGGACGGCTTCAAGGCCAAGCTCACCGCCCGCAACAACAACCCGGGTGAGGTCGACGCCGCCGAGGCGCTCCAGGAGCAGCTGATGAAGGTCGGCATCGACGTCAGCGTCGAGTCCCTGGACGGCGCCGACTCCGCCAGCATCACCGGCTCGCCCTCCGTCGTGAAGAAGCGCGGCTACAGCATGCAGATGAGCGGCTGGGGCCCGGACTTCCCGTCCGGCCAGGGCTACGCGCAGCCGCTGTTCGACAGCCGTTACCTGATCGACAACGGCAACTACAACGAGTCGCAGATCAAGGACAAGAAGATCGACGCGCTCTTCGACAAGGCGATCGCGGAGACCGACCCGGCCAAGGCCGGCGAGATCTACAAGCAGCTCGACAAGCGGATCCTCGACAACGCCGACTGGATGCCCTTCCTCTACGAGAAGAACATCACCTGGCGCGGGTCGCGGCTGACCAACGCCTACATGAACGACGCCTACAACGGCCGGTACGACTACGTCTCGCTCGGTGTCGTCAAGTAA
- a CDS encoding ABC transporter permease, with translation MLAYLIRRLIAVIIMVLVVLLATFTIFFMLPKWAGQDIAVLFAGKASGAEQLEGIRVKLGLDDPLLVQFWDFIKGIPMGRDYVNGSDVTHCPAPCFGYSFRTEAPVWDTLKDALPVTGALAAGACVLWLAGGVITGVISALRRGTIWDRAAMTTALAGVSLPVFFTGMIAMGVFVHELGWVRIADSLSTDDSIDVWFQTLILPWIVLAFLNAAMYARLTRATMLEVLGEDYIRTARAKGLGEGVVIRKHALRSAMTPILTVFGLDLGVLMGGAVLTESTFNLPGLGLEAVKAISTKDLPVILGVTLCAALAIAVANLVVDLLYAVIDPRVRLG, from the coding sequence GTGCTTGCTTATCTCATCCGGCGCCTGATCGCCGTCATCATCATGGTGCTGGTCGTACTGCTCGCGACCTTCACCATCTTCTTCATGCTGCCCAAGTGGGCGGGACAGGACATCGCCGTCCTCTTCGCCGGCAAGGCATCGGGTGCCGAGCAGCTCGAGGGCATCCGCGTCAAACTCGGCCTGGACGACCCGCTGCTCGTCCAGTTCTGGGACTTCATCAAGGGCATCCCGATGGGCCGTGACTACGTCAACGGAAGTGACGTCACGCACTGCCCCGCCCCCTGCTTCGGTTACTCGTTCCGTACCGAGGCGCCGGTCTGGGACACCCTCAAGGACGCCCTGCCCGTCACCGGCGCGCTCGCCGCCGGAGCCTGCGTGCTGTGGCTGGCCGGCGGTGTCATCACCGGCGTGATCTCCGCCCTGCGCCGCGGCACCATCTGGGACCGCGCCGCGATGACCACCGCGCTCGCCGGCGTCTCGCTGCCCGTCTTCTTCACCGGCATGATCGCGATGGGCGTCTTCGTCCACGAGCTGGGCTGGGTGAGGATCGCCGACAGCCTCAGCACCGACGACTCAATCGACGTCTGGTTCCAGACGCTGATCCTGCCGTGGATCGTGCTCGCGTTCCTCAACGCCGCCATGTACGCCCGCCTCACGCGCGCCACGATGCTGGAGGTCCTCGGCGAGGACTACATCCGCACCGCGCGCGCCAAGGGCCTCGGCGAGGGCGTCGTCATCCGCAAGCATGCGCTGCGCTCCGCGATGACGCCGATCCTCACCGTCTTCGGACTCGACCTCGGCGTCCTGATGGGCGGCGCGGTGCTCACCGAGTCCACCTTCAACCTGCCGGGTCTCGGCCTCGAAGCGGTCAAGGCCATCAGCACCAAGGACCTGCCCGTCATTCTCGGCGTCACCCTGTGTGCGGCGCTCGCGATCGCCGTGGCCAACCTCGTCGTCGACCTCCTGTACGCCGTCATCGACCCGCGAGTGAGGCTGGGATGA
- a CDS encoding ABC transporter ATP-binding protein, translating into MTELSKSGAAVGEPVADSPAPSAFLEVRDLKVHFPTDDGLVRSVDGLSFQLEKGKTLGIVGESGSGKSVTSLGILGLHTAGQYGRRRARISGEIWLNGQELLSADPDVVRKLRGREMAMIFQDPLSALHPYYSIGKQITEAYRVHNDVDKKTARKRAIEMLDRVGIPQPDKRVDAYPHEFSGGMRQRAMIAMALVNNPELLIADEPTTALDVTVQAQILDLIRDLQKEFGSAVIMITHDLGVVAEMADELLVMYGGRCVERGTAEKVFYEPQHPYTWGLLGSMPRIDREETERLIPVKGSPPSLINLPSGCAFNPRCPYADIPKDQITRRERPDLREVAAGHYSACHMSQEERTRIWTEEIAPKL; encoded by the coding sequence ATGACCGAACTGTCCAAGAGCGGAGCCGCGGTGGGCGAGCCCGTCGCCGACTCGCCCGCTCCCTCCGCCTTCCTCGAGGTGCGCGACCTCAAGGTGCACTTCCCGACCGACGACGGCCTGGTCAGGTCGGTCGACGGGCTCAGCTTCCAGTTGGAGAAGGGCAAGACCCTCGGCATCGTGGGCGAGTCGGGCTCCGGCAAGTCGGTCACCTCGCTCGGCATCCTCGGCCTGCACACCGCCGGGCAGTACGGCCGCCGCAGGGCGCGGATCTCCGGTGAGATCTGGCTCAACGGCCAGGAGCTGCTGAGCGCCGACCCCGACGTGGTGCGCAAGCTGCGCGGCCGCGAGATGGCGATGATCTTCCAGGATCCGCTCTCCGCGCTGCACCCGTACTACTCCATCGGCAAGCAGATCACCGAGGCGTACCGGGTCCACAACGACGTCGACAAGAAGACCGCCCGCAAGCGCGCGATCGAGATGCTCGACCGGGTGGGCATCCCCCAGCCGGACAAGCGCGTCGACGCCTACCCGCACGAGTTCTCCGGCGGCATGCGCCAGCGCGCGATGATCGCCATGGCGCTCGTCAACAACCCCGAGCTGCTCATCGCGGACGAGCCGACCACGGCCCTGGACGTCACCGTCCAGGCGCAGATCCTCGACCTGATCAGGGATCTGCAGAAGGAGTTCGGCTCCGCGGTCATCATGATCACGCACGATCTGGGCGTGGTCGCCGAGATGGCGGACGAGCTCCTGGTCATGTACGGCGGCCGGTGCGTCGAGCGCGGCACGGCCGAGAAGGTCTTCTACGAGCCCCAGCACCCCTACACCTGGGGCCTGCTCGGCTCGATGCCGCGCATCGACCGCGAGGAGACCGAGCGGCTCATCCCGGTCAAGGGCTCCCCGCCCAGCCTGATCAACCTGCCGAGCGGCTGCGCCTTCAACCCGCGCTGCCCCTACGCGGACATCCCCAAGGATCAGATCACCCGCCGCGAGCGCCCCGATCTGCGCGAGGTGGCCGCCGGGCACTACTCCGCCTGCCACATGTCGCAGGAAGAGCGCACCCGGATCTGGACCGAAGAGATTGCGCCGAAGCTGTGA
- a CDS encoding ABC transporter ATP-binding protein, translating into MTTPAQPQGSSEPLLKVDGLVKHFPIKKGLLQRQVAAVQAVDGLTFDVRPGETLGVVGESGCGKSTMGRLITRLLEPSSGRVEFEGTDITHLNTAKMRPLRRDVQMIFQDPYSSLNPRHTIGTIVGAPFKLQGVKPEGGVKKTVQEMLERVGLNPEHYNRYPHEFSGGQRQRIGIARALALRPKLVVADEPVSALDVSIQAQVVNLLDDLQDELGLTYVIIAHDLSVIRHVSDRIAVMYLGKIVELADRKDLYSTPMHPYTKALLSAVPVPDPKRRGTKSERILLRGDVPSPIDPPSGCRFHTRCWKATAVCTTKEPPLIPLASGHQVACHHPESAEDQAPEDTELLSAARDAIEVVTVVAKAEETAAEPAAPAVAAGESSDKQTSDKQTSDKQDPPEK; encoded by the coding sequence ATGACGACCCCGGCGCAGCCGCAGGGCTCGTCCGAGCCGCTGCTCAAGGTCGACGGCCTGGTGAAGCACTTCCCCATCAAGAAGGGGCTGCTCCAGCGCCAGGTCGCGGCGGTGCAGGCGGTCGACGGCCTGACCTTCGACGTGCGCCCCGGTGAGACGCTCGGCGTGGTCGGCGAGTCCGGCTGCGGCAAGTCGACGATGGGGCGGCTGATCACCCGGCTGCTCGAACCGTCCAGCGGTCGCGTCGAGTTCGAGGGTACGGACATCACGCATCTGAACACCGCCAAGATGCGCCCGCTCCGCCGCGATGTGCAGATGATCTTCCAGGATCCGTACTCGTCGCTGAACCCCCGGCACACCATCGGCACGATCGTCGGCGCGCCCTTCAAGCTCCAGGGCGTCAAGCCCGAGGGCGGCGTGAAGAAGACCGTGCAGGAGATGCTGGAGCGCGTCGGCCTCAACCCCGAGCACTACAACCGCTATCCGCACGAGTTCTCCGGCGGTCAGCGCCAGCGCATCGGCATCGCGCGTGCCCTGGCCCTGCGGCCCAAGCTCGTGGTGGCGGACGAGCCGGTCTCGGCCCTGGACGTCTCCATCCAGGCCCAGGTGGTCAACCTCCTGGACGACCTCCAGGACGAGCTGGGCCTCACGTACGTGATCATCGCGCACGACCTGTCGGTCATCCGGCACGTCTCGGACCGCATCGCGGTGATGTACCTCGGCAAGATCGTGGAACTGGCGGACCGCAAGGACCTCTACTCCACGCCGATGCACCCGTACACCAAGGCGCTGCTCTCCGCCGTGCCGGTGCCCGACCCCAAGCGGCGCGGCACCAAGAGCGAGCGGATCCTGCTCCGCGGCGACGTCCCCTCGCCGATCGACCCGCCGAGCGGCTGCCGCTTCCACACGCGGTGCTGGAAGGCGACGGCGGTCTGCACGACGAAGGAGCCGCCGCTGATCCCGCTCGCCTCGGGCCACCAGGTGGCGTGCCACCACCCCGAGAGCGCGGAGGACCAGGCGCCCGAGGACACCGAGCTGCTGTCAGCCGCCAGGGACGCGATCGAGGTGGTGACGGTGGTCGCCAAGGCGGAGGAGACGGCGGCGGAGCCGGCTGCGCCTGCGGTGGCCGCGGGGGAGTCCTCGGACAAGCAGACGTCAGACAAGCAGACGTCAGACAAGCAGGACCCGCCCGAGAAGTAG
- a CDS encoding thioesterase family protein gives MATAASLPAAVPASIGDSEFDRDTAVTRREPGVYDTELSAGWTIISAVNGGYLLAVIGRALADALPHADPFTISAHYLTASSPGPAVIRTDVVRAGRSLSTGQASLFQYDEEGREIERIRVLASYGDLDALPDDVRTTAKPPVIPPLDQCFGAQDAPDHRPVPGSSAIADRLFLKLDPATLGWALGQPSGKGEMRAWFGLADGRDADPLSLLLAVDALPPTAFEMGLSGWVPTVELTVHVRHRPAPGPLRVAITTRNLAGGFLEEDAEVWDSEDRLVAQSRQLARARLS, from the coding sequence ATGGCAACGGCAGCATCCCTCCCGGCAGCGGTGCCCGCGAGCATCGGCGACAGCGAGTTCGACCGCGACACCGCGGTCACCCGGCGCGAGCCCGGCGTCTACGACACCGAACTCTCCGCCGGCTGGACGATCATCAGCGCCGTCAACGGCGGCTACCTCCTGGCCGTCATCGGCCGCGCCCTCGCCGACGCCCTGCCGCACGCCGACCCGTTCACCATCTCCGCGCACTACCTCACCGCGTCCAGCCCGGGACCCGCCGTGATCCGCACGGACGTGGTGCGCGCCGGCCGCTCCCTCTCCACCGGGCAGGCCTCCCTCTTCCAGTACGACGAGGAGGGCCGGGAGATCGAACGGATCCGTGTGCTCGCCTCGTACGGAGATCTCGACGCGCTCCCGGACGACGTCCGTACGACCGCGAAGCCGCCCGTGATCCCGCCCCTCGACCAGTGCTTCGGCGCCCAGGACGCCCCGGACCACCGCCCGGTGCCCGGCAGCTCCGCCATCGCCGACCGCCTCTTCCTCAAGCTCGACCCCGCCACCCTCGGCTGGGCGCTCGGGCAGCCCTCGGGCAAGGGCGAGATGCGCGCCTGGTTCGGCCTCGCGGACGGCCGCGACGCCGACCCGCTGTCGCTGCTGCTCGCGGTGGACGCGCTGCCGCCGACCGCCTTCGAGATGGGCCTGAGCGGCTGGGTGCCCACGGTGGAACTCACGGTGCACGTCCGCCACCGCCCCGCCCCGGGCCCGCTGCGCGTCGCCATCACCACGCGGAACCTCGCGGGCGGCTTCCTGGAGGAGGACGCCGAGGTCTGGGACAGCGAGGACCGCCTGGTCGCGCAGTCCCGCCAGCTGGCCAGGGCGCGGCTCTCCTAG